A window of Sutcliffiella cohnii contains these coding sequences:
- a CDS encoding helix-turn-helix domain-containing protein, with the protein MGERKVFNKKSPSENKATFIPLPSNALHYVHHDRISAEKLLLYGLIIDYYNVEEGFAFPSIEKLAVRYGKSPDTTSRHLDDLKAVGLIDFPEKGHYVPLTPLSEDEFYTEYPGANENYRKALSRCNKRRADAAERMRKWRQEKGYADN; encoded by the coding sequence ATGGGGGAAAGAAAAGTATTTAATAAGAAATCGCCATCAGAAAACAAAGCTACGTTTATTCCGTTACCAAGCAACGCATTACATTACGTACACCACGATCGTATTTCTGCAGAAAAATTATTATTATACGGGCTGATTATCGATTACTACAACGTTGAAGAAGGTTTCGCGTTTCCAAGTATCGAAAAATTGGCGGTTAGGTACGGTAAATCGCCCGACACGACTAGTAGACACCTTGACGACTTAAAGGCGGTCGGCTTAATCGACTTTCCGGAAAAGGGCCACTACGTTCCGCTTACGCCATTAAGTGAGGACGAATTCTACACCGAGTATCCTGGCGCAAATGAGAATTACCGCAAGGCTCTATCGCGTTGTAATAAAAGGCGCGCGGATGCAGCAGAAAGAATGCGCAAGTGGAGGCAAGAAAAGGGTTACGCGGATAATTAG
- a CDS encoding sugar-binding transcriptional regulator, which translates to MRNIVEIQQKLLPDLLSVMQKRYEILRYIRLMQPIGRRSLSTNLGLSERVLRSEVDFLKKQDLLNISTSGMTLTQEGTILMRQLEEFMKEVSGLKVLEEGIKNQLQLRQVVIVPGNSDTSPWVKNEMGRACVASMNRYLKEENIIAVTGGTTISAVAEMMAPESKNRNLLFVPARGGLGENVQNQANTICAAMAEKTKGQYRLLHTPDELSNDAYQSMIAEPSIKEVLALIKNSSMVVHSIGDAKMMAMRRKTAPENMKKIEQCKAVAEAFGYYFNSDGEVVHRVQTVGMQLADLEKIETVIAVAGGASKANAIRAYLKQAPHTILITDEGAAKELIRETLP; encoded by the coding sequence ATGAGAAATATTGTAGAGATTCAACAAAAATTATTACCGGATCTTCTATCTGTTATGCAGAAAAGATACGAAATTCTTCGGTACATACGATTAATGCAGCCCATTGGTAGAAGATCACTTTCTACAAACCTTGGACTAAGTGAGCGTGTTTTGCGTAGTGAAGTAGATTTTTTGAAAAAACAAGATTTACTCAACATAAGCACTTCAGGTATGACACTTACGCAAGAAGGTACCATATTAATGAGGCAGTTAGAAGAATTTATGAAAGAAGTATCTGGTTTAAAGGTGTTAGAAGAGGGAATTAAAAACCAACTACAACTTCGACAAGTTGTCATCGTACCCGGAAATAGTGATACTTCCCCGTGGGTAAAAAACGAGATGGGTCGAGCGTGTGTAGCCAGTATGAACCGTTATTTAAAAGAAGAAAATATTATCGCGGTAACTGGAGGTACGACGATTTCTGCAGTTGCAGAAATGATGGCGCCTGAATCTAAAAACCGAAACCTTTTATTCGTTCCAGCTCGTGGTGGGCTAGGCGAAAATGTACAAAATCAAGCTAATACGATTTGTGCAGCAATGGCCGAAAAAACGAAAGGCCAGTACCGATTACTTCACACACCAGATGAATTAAGTAACGATGCTTATCAGTCAATGATTGCGGAACCATCTATTAAAGAAGTGCTTGCACTCATTAAAAATAGTAGTATGGTTGTTCATAGTATTGGGGACGCTAAAATGATGGCGATGCGCCGAAAAACAGCTCCTGAAAATATGAAAAAGATCGAACAATGCAAGGCTGTTGCAGAAGCATTCGGTTATTATTTCAATAGTGATGGAGAAGTAGTCCATCGAGTACAAACAGTAGGAATGCAATTAGCAGATTTGGAAAAAATAGAAACTGTTATTGCGGTCGCTGGAGGAGCTTCGAAAGCGAATGCCATTCGAGCTTATTTAAAACAAGCACCACATACCATCCTTATTACAGATGAAGGTGCAGCAAAAGAGCTAATTAGGGAGACTCTCCCTTAA
- a CDS encoding helix-turn-helix domain-containing protein: protein MNPTVFRFIRQSQGLTQKELGQRLGISEGLVCMIERGKKNISHNVNKKFRETFGNEYVEKCRAFLEQN from the coding sequence ATGAATCCAACTGTATTTCGTTTTATAAGACAGTCGCAAGGGTTAACGCAAAAGGAACTAGGGCAACGTTTGGGAATTAGTGAAGGATTAGTCTGTATGATTGAACGCGGTAAAAAGAACATCAGTCACAACGTAAATAAGAAATTTAGAGAAACGTTCGGCAATGAATACGTCGAGAAGTGTCGGGCGTTCTTAGAACAAAATTAA
- the clpP gene encoding ATP-dependent Clp endopeptidase proteolytic subunit ClpP, giving the protein MNLIPTVIEQTSRGERAYDIYSRLLKDRIIILGSPIDDNVANSIVSQLLFLTAEDPDKDISLYINSPGGSITAGMAIYDTMNFIKPDVSTMCIGMAASMGAFLLSAGAKGKRFCLPNSEVMIHQPLGGAQGQATEIEIAAKRILFLREKLNRILADNTGQPMEVIGRDTERDNFMTADRALEYGLIDKVIRNNN; this is encoded by the coding sequence ATGAACTTAATTCCTACAGTTATTGAACAAACAAGTCGTGGTGAGCGTGCATACGACATTTACTCTCGTCTATTAAAAGACCGCATTATTATTTTAGGAAGTCCAATTGATGATAACGTAGCAAACTCTATCGTTTCTCAATTACTTTTCTTAACTGCGGAAGATCCTGATAAAGATATTTCTTTATACATTAACTCTCCAGGTGGGTCCATTACAGCTGGTATGGCAATTTATGATACGATGAATTTCATTAAGCCAGATGTAAGCACAATGTGTATCGGTATGGCTGCATCCATGGGTGCGTTCTTACTATCTGCTGGTGCAAAAGGTAAACGTTTCTGCTTACCGAACAGTGAAGTTATGATACATCAACCACTAGGTGGAGCTCAAGGTCAGGCAACAGAAATCGAGATTGCTGCTAAGCGCATCCTTTTCTTACGTGAAAAGTTAAACCGCATTTTAGCTGACAACACTGGTCAACCGATGGAAGTAATCGGCCGTGACACAGAGCGTGATAACTTCATGACTGCTGACCGTGCGTTAGAGTATGGATTAATCGATAAAGTTATTAGAAATAATAACTAA
- a CDS encoding phBC6A51 family helix-turn-helix protein, with product MKNETNNVVIEELQERLEPRQAHAAQLMVANEFAGKGDKKTLEEIAEEVGVTRQTLHNWKTSNIAFIEYLKALSTVTLDSQRSFVDAQLMKLIAGGNNGIPSVKGVELYYKLTGALIERQEVISGNAPSSSPKMTRNELASEIQKLSDMLR from the coding sequence ATGAAAAACGAAACTAATAACGTAGTAATTGAAGAGTTGCAAGAACGCCTGGAACCGCGTCAAGCACACGCAGCGCAGTTAATGGTTGCGAACGAGTTTGCGGGCAAAGGCGACAAGAAAACGCTAGAAGAAATTGCGGAAGAAGTTGGCGTGACTAGGCAAACGTTGCATAACTGGAAAACGAGCAATATCGCATTTATCGAGTATTTAAAGGCGCTATCAACCGTCACATTAGACTCGCAACGATCGTTTGTTGATGCGCAACTAATGAAGTTGATTGCGGGAGGTAATAACGGTATTCCTTCCGTTAAGGGTGTCGAGTTATATTACAAGCTAACTGGCGCGCTAATTGAACGCCAAGAAGTAATTTCGGGCAATGCGCCGTCTAGTAGTCCGAAAATGACTCGCAATGAGTTAGCGAGCGAAATCCAAAAGTTAAGCGACATGTTAAGATAG
- a CDS encoding HPr family phosphocarrier protein: MVQKQVEVKLKTGLQARPAALFVQEANKFSADVFLEKEGKKVNAKSIMGLMSLAVGSGATITLIADGNDEAEALEALVKYVQQEG; this comes from the coding sequence ATGGTACAAAAACAAGTAGAAGTAAAATTAAAAACAGGATTACAGGCACGCCCGGCAGCGTTATTCGTACAAGAAGCAAACAAATTTTCAGCTGACGTGTTTCTTGAAAAAGAAGGTAAAAAAGTAAACGCAAAAAGCATTATGGGACTTATGAGCTTAGCGGTAGGCTCAGGTGCGACTATCACACTAATCGCTGATGGCAACGACGAAGCAGAAGCATTAGAAGCACTAGTAAAATACGTTCAACAAGAAGGTTAA
- a CDS encoding helix-turn-helix transcriptional regulator: MQLESNLRAILTQRGVKQSWLAARVGVRQGTISDLVNNKTVPSLLLALAIADVLEVKVEEIWKILR; the protein is encoded by the coding sequence GTGCAATTGGAAAGTAATTTGCGGGCAATACTAACGCAAAGAGGCGTAAAGCAATCGTGGCTGGCTGCGCGGGTTGGAGTTCGGCAGGGAACGATTAGCGACCTCGTTAATAATAAGACGGTGCCGTCGCTGTTGCTTGCGCTTGCTATTGCGGATGTGCTCGAGGTGAAGGTCGAGGAAATATGGAAGATATTGCGTTGA
- a CDS encoding glutaredoxin family protein → MKVTLYSKENCSLCDKGKKILEELQEEIKFSIEEVDIYKDDMLLEKYQIMIPVAEVDGDMLGYGIFNKVDIRNRLLEKIS, encoded by the coding sequence ATGAAAGTAACACTTTATTCGAAAGAAAATTGTTCTCTATGCGATAAAGGTAAAAAAATATTAGAAGAGTTACAAGAAGAAATAAAATTCTCGATTGAGGAAGTAGATATTTACAAAGACGACATGCTACTAGAAAAATATCAAATTATGATTCCGGTTGCGGAAGTAGATGGCGATATGCTGGGATATGGTATTTTTAACAAAGTTGACATAAGAAACCGCTTACTTGAAAAAATCAGCTAA
- a CDS encoding helix-turn-helix domain-containing protein: protein MIKVHLSRLMGERKLKISDLSKMTGLHRNGLTQLYNEETNGIKFDTLEKICNALECSIEDLLEIIDEESAD from the coding sequence ATGATTAAAGTACATTTATCGCGATTAATGGGAGAGAGAAAATTAAAAATAAGTGACTTATCTAAAATGACCGGCTTACATAGAAATGGTCTTACGCAGTTATATAACGAGGAAACAAACGGTATTAAATTTGATACACTAGAAAAAATTTGCAACGCCTTAGAATGTAGTATAGAGGATTTGTTAGAGATCATAGACGAAGAAAGCGCCGACTAA
- the rpoN gene encoding RNA polymerase factor sigma-54, whose amino-acid sequence MRHDLQLVQTQTLKLTMTQELRQAISLLQYSTLDLIPFLQEQALENPLLELKTQETYASSYQQRKGNSDSEFTIENVGYDKESIRDYIEAQILLDKTITKTERNYVEKILPYLDDNGYFTESTSFIAQQIKVNEHTVDTLIQLVQGLEPAGVGARNLQECILLQLKRLPKRSRVAEEIIEEHFHLFAEKAWKTLSKQTGYSLKEIQEVSDLIVTLEPKPGIRYGSNDHAKYIIPDLYVTEINHEWIVSLNDELIPQIEINEIYANHLNGDDGRYIQEKIQHCHWLIRSLDYRKQTLIRVMEEIVRLQHSFFVNGPSFLKPLTLRVIAERLDVHESTVSRATKEKYVQTPYGLFELKYFFSQGYVTTLDEEKSSRQVKEVLQSIIEKENKQKPYSDQKLTTLLKKEYSIDISRRTVAKYREQLHIPSSSQRKRYD is encoded by the coding sequence ATGAGACATGATTTACAACTAGTGCAAACGCAAACATTAAAATTAACGATGACACAAGAGTTAAGACAAGCGATATCATTACTGCAATACTCTACCTTGGATTTAATTCCTTTTCTGCAAGAGCAAGCGTTAGAAAACCCCCTGCTAGAATTAAAAACTCAAGAAACATATGCTTCATCTTATCAGCAAAGAAAAGGAAATTCAGATTCCGAGTTTACGATTGAAAATGTAGGATATGATAAAGAGTCAATACGAGATTATATCGAGGCACAAATACTATTAGATAAAACGATTACGAAAACAGAGCGGAATTATGTTGAAAAAATATTACCGTATCTCGATGATAACGGTTATTTTACAGAATCAACTTCCTTTATAGCGCAACAAATAAAGGTAAATGAACATACAGTGGATACGTTAATACAACTAGTCCAAGGATTAGAACCTGCTGGAGTAGGAGCTCGAAACTTACAAGAATGCATTTTACTTCAACTAAAAAGACTTCCGAAACGTAGTCGTGTAGCAGAAGAAATTATCGAGGAACACTTTCACCTATTTGCTGAAAAGGCGTGGAAAACATTGTCTAAGCAAACAGGGTATTCTTTAAAAGAGATACAAGAGGTTTCCGACTTAATTGTGACGCTTGAACCTAAACCAGGTATACGTTATGGATCCAATGATCATGCGAAATACATTATCCCTGATTTATATGTGACAGAAATTAATCATGAGTGGATTGTTTCGCTGAACGACGAATTAATTCCTCAAATTGAAATTAATGAAATTTACGCTAATCATTTAAACGGAGATGATGGACGTTACATTCAAGAGAAAATCCAACACTGTCACTGGTTAATTAGAAGCTTAGACTATCGAAAACAAACATTAATCCGGGTGATGGAAGAAATCGTCCGCCTGCAACATTCCTTTTTCGTAAATGGTCCGTCTTTTTTGAAACCGCTAACATTACGAGTGATTGCCGAGCGACTTGATGTTCATGAGTCTACAGTAAGTCGTGCAACGAAAGAAAAATATGTTCAAACGCCGTATGGATTGTTCGAATTAAAGTATTTTTTCTCACAAGGGTATGTTACGACACTTGATGAAGAAAAGTCATCGCGGCAAGTAAAGGAAGTACTGCAGTCAATTATAGAAAAAGAGAATAAGCAAAAACCATATTCCGACCAAAAGCTGACAACCTTACTAAAAAAAGAGTATAGTATAGATATCTCAAGAAGAACGGTGGCAAAATATCGAGAGCAGCTCCATATTCCATCTTCTTCACAACGAAAAAGATACGATTAG
- a CDS encoding helix-turn-helix domain-containing protein produces MDGMKARAIRHYLGDSMRKFAKRIGVNASTISDIEHGHRDITDYVRAKLIRIEAELPDDFYIFYEKFRNTA; encoded by the coding sequence ATGGATGGAATGAAGGCGAGGGCCATTCGTCATTATTTAGGAGATTCAATGCGGAAATTTGCCAAAAGAATCGGCGTAAATGCGTCAACAATTTCGGATATAGAACACGGCCATCGTGATATTACCGATTATGTTCGCGCAAAGTTAATTCGTATTGAGGCGGAGTTGCCTGATGACTTTTATATTTTTTACGAGAAGTTTAGAAACACCGCATAG
- a CDS encoding tyrosine-type recombinase/integrase, translating to MARMKRKTGVSKRREVNVGRGTVKPYKTITEALETVMNIYIAEGYRDRTMNDYRKYWQEFTEIAGFLPDENISDITADHLRKYIAYMLKERGLSPVTVNIRLGGIRAIFTRLEKEGIINESPAAKVRKLKTDEQRILTLTDTQVRRLFKVIDRDSFAGFRDYCAMLTMLKCGLRSNEINALEISDVDLENRVILLPGAKNKNRKTRTVPISPKVAEELEQLIGETREYFGDHITHVFTNQFGEPLREDHLRKRMDKYARTAGLKDECRASPHSLRHSFAVNFLKNGGDIRTLMKVLGHSDLSTTQIYLDFTDDVVTEQYNKVIANDTLDV from the coding sequence ATGGCGAGAATGAAACGCAAGACGGGCGTAAGTAAGCGCCGAGAGGTAAATGTAGGACGCGGTACTGTAAAGCCGTATAAGACGATTACAGAGGCGTTAGAGACTGTAATGAACATTTATATTGCGGAAGGTTATCGCGATAGAACGATGAATGACTATCGCAAATACTGGCAAGAGTTTACGGAAATAGCCGGATTTCTGCCGGATGAAAATATAAGCGACATAACTGCGGATCACTTGCGCAAGTATATTGCGTATATGTTGAAGGAACGAGGATTGTCGCCAGTAACGGTTAATATTCGCTTAGGTGGTATTCGTGCGATATTTACACGCCTAGAAAAAGAGGGAATCATTAACGAGAGCCCAGCCGCTAAAGTGCGAAAGTTAAAAACGGACGAGCAACGAATACTTACGTTAACTGATACGCAAGTAAGGCGGTTATTTAAAGTAATTGACCGCGATTCCTTCGCCGGCTTTAGAGATTATTGCGCAATGCTGACGATGTTAAAGTGCGGCCTTCGCTCGAATGAAATAAACGCGCTTGAAATTAGTGACGTTGACTTGGAAAACCGCGTAATTCTCTTACCTGGTGCGAAAAACAAAAACCGCAAAACTCGCACGGTGCCAATATCGCCAAAGGTTGCGGAAGAATTAGAGCAGCTAATCGGAGAAACGCGAGAATATTTCGGCGATCATATTACGCATGTATTTACGAATCAGTTTGGCGAACCATTGCGCGAGGATCACTTACGCAAGAGGATGGATAAGTACGCAAGGACTGCGGGATTGAAGGACGAGTGTCGCGCGTCACCACATTCTCTACGTCATTCGTTTGCGGTTAACTTCTTGAAGAATGGCGGCGATATAAGAACGCTAATGAAGGTGCTTGGCCACAGTGATTTGTCTACAACGCAAATATACCTCGATTTTACTGACGATGTAGTAACGGAACAATATAACAAAGTAATTGCTAACGATACACTTGACGTATAA
- the gap gene encoding type I glyceraldehyde-3-phosphate dehydrogenase — MAVKIGINGFGRIGRNVFRAALKNSEVEVVAVNDLTDANMLAHLLKYDSVHGRLDADVKVDGDSLVVDGVAVKVTAERDPAKLTWGEMGVDIVVESTGFFTKRADAAKHLEAGAKKVIISAPATDEDITIVMGVNHDKYDAASHDVISNASCTTNCLAPFAKVLNDNFGIKRGMMTTVHSYTNDQQILDLPHKDYRRARAAAENIIPTSTGAAKAVSLVLPELKGKLNGGAMRVPTPNVSLVDLVAELDKDVTAEEVNAALKAASEGDLKGILDYSDEPLVSGDYNGNPASSTIDALSTMVMEGSMVKVISWYDNESGYSHRVIDLATYIASKGL; from the coding sequence ATGGCAGTAAAAATTGGTATTAACGGATTTGGTCGTATCGGACGTAACGTATTCCGCGCAGCTTTAAAAAATTCTGAGGTAGAAGTAGTAGCAGTTAACGATTTAACAGACGCTAACATGCTTGCTCATCTTTTAAAATATGATTCCGTACACGGTAGACTTGATGCGGACGTTAAAGTAGATGGCGATAGCCTAGTAGTTGATGGAGTAGCTGTAAAAGTTACTGCTGAGCGTGACCCTGCAAAATTAACTTGGGGAGAAATGGGAGTAGACATCGTTGTTGAATCTACTGGTTTCTTCACTAAGCGTGCAGACGCTGCAAAACATTTAGAAGCTGGAGCGAAAAAAGTAATTATTTCTGCACCTGCTACTGACGAAGATATTACAATTGTTATGGGTGTTAACCATGACAAATATGATGCAGCTAGCCATGACGTAATTTCTAATGCGTCTTGTACTACAAACTGTTTAGCTCCATTTGCAAAAGTATTAAACGACAACTTTGGTATTAAACGTGGAATGATGACAACTGTTCACTCTTACACAAATGACCAACAAATTTTAGATTTACCACATAAAGACTACCGTCGTGCTCGTGCAGCAGCAGAGAACATTATCCCAACTTCTACTGGTGCAGCTAAAGCGGTATCTCTAGTATTACCTGAATTAAAAGGTAAACTAAACGGTGGTGCAATGCGTGTTCCAACTCCAAACGTATCACTAGTTGACTTAGTAGCGGAGTTAGATAAAGACGTAACTGCTGAAGAAGTAAATGCAGCATTAAAAGCAGCTTCTGAAGGTGACTTAAAAGGAATCCTTGATTACTCTGATGAGCCACTAGTATCTGGTGACTACAATGGTAACCCAGCTTCTTCTACAATCGATGCATTATCTACAATGGTTATGGAAGGTAGCATGGTTAAAGTTATCTCTTGGTATGACAACGAGAGCGGATACTCTCACCGAGTAATCGATTTAGCTACTTACATCGCTTCTAAAGGTCTATAA